A genomic window from Plasmodium malariae genome assembly, chromosome: 10 includes:
- the RPN9 gene encoding 26S proteasome regulatory subunit RPN9, putative has protein sequence MTTAVEEINSLLNENEDTLVSELQGKYDFINFNEIKNYKEKKFHHELTLEIQKFVNNKNVHVKDKFRLFFTYLSPLISKLKKTIYAELLYMVTVQMDTTWTINYIKETEKNLENDKDAIIIYRCILILKYIDVGDFKNCEDEIENTKNMLQGVIGLNVVAHKFYNFALMNYYKILNKSDLYVKYALLYLAYTPLNNLDETEILDIGIYICMHSIISEDVYNIGEIIQLPLINVCIKNNEQTNWLYQLIYIYNEGNIDSFNQLVHKYEANIKNSLLKEYEKSMFKKIRLLALMDLAFKKKKQRSDISFVEIAEHCKIDIKEVEKMLITAKSKNILTCIIDEIEQSVKITWVKPRVLNDEKIFFMKESIDKWISHSKSLLTYIEDLSVELLIS, from the coding sequence ATGACAACGGCGGTCGAGGAAATTAATAGTTTGTTGAATGAAAACGAGGATACACTAGTTAGTGAGTTACAAGGAAAGTATGactttataaattttaacgaaataaagaattacaaagagaaaaaatttcATCATGAATTAACATTAGAAATACAgaaatttgttaataataaaaatgtacatgttAAGGATAAatttcgtttattttttacatatttatctCCACTAATAAGTAAGTTGAAGAAGACTATATATGCAGAGTTGTTATACATGGTAACGGTTCAAATGGATACGACTTGGACAATAAACTATATAAaagaaacagaaaaaaatttagaaaatgaTAAGGATgctattataatatataggtGTATATTAATACTGAAATATATAGATGTAGGGGACTTTAAAAATTGTGAAGATGAAatagaaaatacaaaaaatatgttacaaGGGGTTATAGGACTAAATGTAGTAGcacataaattttataattttgctttaatgaattattataaaattttaaataaatcagATCTGTATGTTAAGTATgcacttttatatttagcaTATACACCATTAAACAATTTAGATGAAACGGAAATATTAgatataggtatatatatatgcatgcattCAATAATTAGTGAGGATGTATACAATATAGGGGAAATTATACAATTACCACTTATAAATGTgtgcataaaaaataatgaacaaaCGAATTGGCTCTATCAgctaatatacatatataatgaagGTAATATTGATTCCTTTAATCAACtagtacataaatatgaagcaaatataaaaaattcattattgaaagaatatgaaaaaagtatgttcaaaaaaattagacTTCTAGCATTAATGGATCTggcttttaaaaaaaagaaacaaagaTCAGATATATCCTTTGTAGAGATTGCTGAACATTGTAAAATTGATATAAAAGAAGTTGAGAAAATGTTAATTACAgctaaaagtaaaaatatattaacatgtaTAATTGATGAAATTGAACAATCTGTTAAAATAACGTGGGTAAAACCTAGAGTTcttaatgatgaaaaaattttttttatgaaagaGAGCATAGATAAGTGGATTAGTCATTCTAAGAGCCTCCTTACCTATATAGAGGACCTATCTGTAGAGTTGCTCATATCGTAG
- the PmUG01_10041600 gene encoding conserved Plasmodium protein, unknown function, translated as METGDSLHYDQESNIRANKIQKRSKKQIESLVYSLKKNIKKSEELINRANYFFPNDDMLDQILFNLCKCIPNDKDILEKTKRIKSYNSDIFLEFTDSDADSWSNDNRFDDVSLYDGRDKKIKSKNFIFKLEGENEKKEINKTNPSSCVEWLGFVNEANGYAAVKIFSPFIYQEYYTYVNRLVFFLFQKTKCLQIGDFLNNHKFLYITIPLYMKCKNKLCVKLSHIDVSKDSYI; from the exons ATGGAAACAGGTGATAGTTTACATTATGACCAAGAGAGTAACATAAGAGCAAACAAAATTCAAAAGAGAAGCAAAAAACAAATAGAATCGTTGGTTTATTCcttgaagaaaaatataaaaa AGAGTgaagaattaataaatagagcaaattattttttccccaATGATGATATGTTAGATCAAATTCTTTTCAATTTGTGTAAGTGTATACCAAATGATAAAGATATATTGGAAAAGACTAAAAGAATTAAGTCTTATAACTCAGATATATTTTTGGAGTTCACAGATTCTGATGCAGATAGTTGGAGCAATGATAATAGGTTTGATGATGTAAGTTTATATGATGGAcgtgataaaaaaattaaatctaagaattttatttttaagttagaaggagaaaatgaaaaaaaagaaataaataaaacaaatccTTCTTCTTGTGTAGAATGGCTTGGGTTTGTTAATGAAGCAAATGGGTATGCAGCCgtgaaaattttttctccttttattTATCAAGAATATTATACTTATGTAAATAGGCTcgtattctttttatttcaaaaaacaaaatgccTTCAAATAGGGGACTTTTTAAACAACCAcaaattcttatatataactattccattatatatgaaatgtaaaaataagcTATGCGTAAAACTATCACATATCGACGTGTCAAAAGATtcttacatttaa